A window of Polaromonas hydrogenivorans contains these coding sequences:
- the alaS gene encoding alanine--tRNA ligase encodes MSTPVFTVADIRKTFLDFFAAKGHTVVPSSSLVPGNDPTLMFTNSGMVQFKDVFLGVDKRPYVRATSVQACLRAGGKHNDLENVGYTARHHTFFEMLGNWSFGDYFKRESLKWAWELLTEVYKLPAERLLATVYEEDDEAYDIWTKEIGLPPERVIRIGDNKGGRYKSDNFWMMADTGPCGPCSEIFYDHGDHIPGGPPGSPDEDGDRFIEIWNNVFMQFNMAEDGSVTPLPAPCVDTGMGLERLAAILQHVHSNYEIDIFDALIKAASRETGEQDLGHKSLRVIADHIRATAFLVSDGVNPSNEGRGYVQRRIIRRAIRHGYLLGKKTPFFHKLVADLAGLMGDAYPRLAADAQRITEVLKAEEERFFETLETGMQILDAALADGVKVLPGEVAFKLHDTYGFPLDLSADVCRERGLSVDEAGFAVAMDRQKAQARAAGKFKMDRALDYSGTGNVFTGYEHLEETSKIIAIYAEGISAAALKAGQNGVVVLDTTPFYAESGGQAGDEGELISGSARFAVSDTLKIKADVYGHHGTLAEGTLNVGDHVSAQVNKVVRAATVRNHSATHLMHKALREVLGAHVQQKGSLVNVERTRFDFAHNAPMTDDQIREVEVLVNKEILANSATDASEMDMEAAQKTGAMMLFGEKYGDTVRVLSIGSSKELCGGTHVGRTGDIGLFKIVAESGVASGVRRVEAVTGQNALAYLQSLESTVQSAAGTLKASPSELQNRIGQVLDQVRSLEKEVAALKGKLASSQGDELMLQAVDVKGLKVLAARLEGADAKTLRETMDKLKDKLKTAVIVLATVDGSKVQIAAGVTSDATSKVKAGELVNFVAGQVGGKGGGKADMAMAGGTDATHLDAALGSVLGWVSAKL; translated from the coding sequence ATGAGCACACCCGTTTTCACCGTTGCCGACATCCGCAAGACCTTCCTTGATTTCTTTGCCGCCAAGGGCCACACCGTGGTGCCCTCCAGCTCGCTGGTGCCGGGCAACGACCCGACGCTGATGTTCACCAACTCCGGCATGGTCCAGTTCAAGGACGTGTTCCTGGGCGTGGACAAGCGCCCGTATGTGCGCGCCACGTCGGTGCAGGCTTGTTTGCGTGCCGGCGGCAAGCACAACGACCTGGAAAACGTCGGCTACACCGCGCGCCACCACACCTTTTTCGAGATGCTGGGCAACTGGAGCTTTGGCGACTACTTCAAGCGCGAGTCGCTCAAGTGGGCATGGGAGCTGCTGACCGAGGTCTATAAGCTGCCCGCCGAGCGCCTGCTGGCCACCGTCTATGAAGAGGACGACGAGGCCTACGATATCTGGACCAAGGAAATCGGCTTGCCGCCCGAGCGCGTCATCCGCATCGGCGACAACAAGGGCGGACGCTACAAGTCCGACAACTTCTGGATGATGGCCGACACCGGCCCGTGCGGCCCTTGTTCTGAAATCTTCTACGACCACGGTGATCACATTCCCGGCGGCCCGCCCGGCAGCCCCGATGAAGACGGCGACCGCTTCATTGAAATCTGGAACAACGTGTTCATGCAGTTCAACATGGCCGAAGACGGCTCGGTCACGCCGCTGCCGGCTCCTTGTGTCGATACCGGCATGGGCCTGGAGCGGCTAGCCGCCATCCTGCAGCATGTCCACAGCAACTACGAAATCGACATTTTCGACGCGCTGATCAAGGCCGCTTCGCGCGAAACCGGCGAACAAGACCTGGGCCACAAGAGCCTGCGCGTGATTGCCGACCACATCCGTGCCACCGCGTTTCTGGTGAGCGACGGCGTGAATCCGTCGAACGAAGGACGCGGCTACGTGCAGCGCCGGATTATCCGCCGCGCGATTCGCCACGGCTATTTGCTGGGCAAGAAAACGCCGTTTTTCCACAAGCTGGTGGCTGATCTGGCTGGATTGATGGGCGACGCCTATCCCCGGCTGGCGGCTGATGCGCAGCGCATCACCGAAGTGCTCAAGGCCGAGGAAGAACGCTTTTTCGAGACGCTGGAAACTGGCATGCAGATTCTGGACGCCGCGCTGGCCGATGGCGTCAAGGTGCTGCCCGGCGAAGTGGCCTTCAAGCTGCATGACACCTACGGCTTTCCGCTGGATTTGTCTGCCGACGTGTGCCGCGAGCGCGGCTTGAGCGTCGATGAAGCCGGGTTTGCCGTGGCCATGGACAGGCAAAAAGCCCAAGCCCGCGCCGCCGGCAAGTTCAAGATGGACCGCGCCCTCGACTACAGCGGCACAGGCAACGTCTTCACCGGCTACGAGCACCTCGAAGAAACATCAAAAATCATAGCAATCTATGCAGAGGGGATAAGCGCAGCAGCCCTAAAAGCCGGTCAAAACGGCGTGGTGGTGCTCGACACGACGCCGTTCTACGCCGAAAGCGGCGGCCAGGCCGGCGACGAGGGCGAACTCATCAGCGGATCGGCCCGCTTTGCCGTCAGCGACACGCTCAAGATCAAGGCCGACGTGTACGGCCACCACGGCACGCTGGCCGAAGGCACGCTCAACGTGGGCGACCATGTCAGCGCGCAGGTCAATAAGGTAGTGCGCGCAGCCACCGTGCGCAACCACAGCGCCACGCATCTGATGCACAAGGCCCTGCGCGAAGTGCTGGGCGCGCATGTGCAGCAAAAGGGCAGCCTGGTCAACGTCGAGCGCACCCGCTTTGACTTTGCGCACAACGCGCCCATGACCGACGATCAGATCCGCGAGGTCGAAGTCCTTGTCAACAAAGAAATCCTGGCTAACAGCGCCACCGACGCCAGCGAGATGGACATGGAAGCGGCGCAAAAGACCGGCGCGATGATGCTGTTCGGCGAAAAATATGGCGACACCGTGCGCGTGCTGAGCATCGGTTCGAGCAAGGAGCTGTGCGGCGGCACGCACGTAGGCCGCACGGGCGACATCGGCCTGTTCAAGATCGTGGCCGAGAGCGGCGTGGCTTCGGGCGTGCGCCGCGTCGAAGCCGTGACGGGCCAGAATGCGCTGGCTTATTTGCAGTCACTCGAATCCACCGTGCAGTCAGCCGCCGGAACGCTCAAGGCCAGCCCGTCCGAGTTGCAAAACCGCATTGGCCAGGTGCTGGACCAGGTCAGGTCGCTGGAAAAGGAAGTCGCCGCGCTCAAGGGCAAGCTGGCTTCGTCGCAGGGCGATGAGCTGATGCTGCAGGCCGTCGATGTCAAGGGGCTCAAAGTGCTGGCCGCAAGGCTCGAAGGCGCTGACGCCAAGACGCTGCGCGAAACCATGGACAAGCTCAAGGACAAGCTGAAGACGGCAGTCATCGTGCTGGCCACCGTCGATGGCAGCAAGGTGCAGATCGCCGCTGGCGTGACCAGCGACGCTACCTCCAAGGTCAAGGCCGGCGAACTGGTCAACTTTGTGGCCGGCCAGGTCGGCGGCAAGGGCGGCGGCAAGGCCGACATGGCGATGGCCGGTGGCACCGACGCCACTCACCTCGATGCGGCGCTGGGCAGCGTGCTGGGCTGGGTGAGCGCCAAGCTGTAA